DNA sequence from the Chryseobacterium turcicum genome:
ATATTTGCTTTACCATAGCTTCTGAATCCGACTTGGTCATCAAATGAATATACCTGAGGGGTGTTTGTAAATTTATATTCACCTACACTTGCAACACCGGTTGCGTTTAATGTAGGAGTAATTTTAACATCAAATCCTAATTCAGCACCCATATATCTCTTATCAGCACCACTCATCGCTTCGTTGATTAACGTATTATACGTTCCTGAATTTGTAGAAGATGATGATGCCGCATAATACCTTGAAATTTCTGTTGAATTACTAATTGTTGTATAGTAACCTGATAGTCTTAATTTTAAAACTTGCCCTCTCATGATGTAGCTCAAATCGTTTGAGTTAATCACCTGATTTTTAACTCCAGGAGTTAAATAATCTACCGCTCTCGGGTTGATATACAATTCGTTAAACGTTGGCGCTAAACTAAAGAAAGCCCCGTTGTAAACAATAAAGTTTTTACCATTAATCTTATACGTAATTTTACCTTTAATACCTGCATCCAAAGCATCATAAACAGCACTTTTACCTTTAGAATTATTTGCAAATTCAGCGATTCCACTTCGGTAATCACCATTTCTGTAAGCTTCAGAATATGAAGAGAAAATAGATGCTACAATATTAAATTTGTTGAAATCAACCTCTGTAGAAACGTTTAAAGTATAATGATTTTTATGAAGTTGATAAGAATATTGCGTTCTATCTCCTTCTCTTACTTTATAGTTTTCATCATCAATGTTATAGCGCGCATCGTTATTAAAAGGGTTAAGATTATTAGCATAATTAGCACCTAATAAATCTTTAACTCTTCTAAAGTTATCCGAATTTAAGTTTTGAAAATTAAAATTGATATTCAACTTCCAATTTTCCTTTAATCTTGCATCAAAGTGAGACGCCCAGTTGAACGTTTTATCTTTATTTACATCTTCAACCAAACTATATGAAGCGCCTTTTTCTGATCCATCCATATTGTTAAGGTTCAGACGATTAGTATTATATAAATAGTTCCAATCGATTTGTGATTGTGCTCTGAATTCGTCAGCAGTTAAAAGACCATAACTTGGTAATTTTCTGTAATAAGTAGGATTTGGATCTGCAGCATGGAACCAATCCAGTCTACTTCTTGCATCACTTCCGATTTGATAAGAAACGGTATTTATCCAGTTTGAATTTTTACCAATTTTTAAATAATCAGTAAGCATAAACATTGGTTCAAATACTTTTCTGATTCTCGAGTTTCTCTTTTCACCATCTTGCCATCCCCAATATGAGTTGTAATCTTTACCCATTATGTCATAAACCTCCTGAGTATTTGGCGAGTTTGATGCTCTGTAGGTAGGAGAACCAAAACCAGTAAAGTTAATAGAGTGTCGCTCACTGAATTTTTTCTCAACTGAAGCAAAATAAGCGTAAGCATCCTGGTAAACACCATCGATAATTGCATTATCACCCCATCGTCTGCTTCCTGAGAATGTAAACGCCCAACCACTTTTGCTCATTCCTGAAGAATAAGTTGCCATTGCTCTGTGCAAATAACTTCTATTGGTAAATGAATAGGCCAAAGATGTTTGTTTTCTGTAAGAAGAAGCTCTTGTATTATAATAAGCAACCCCTCCCAAATTACCAAAAGCATATTCTGAAGGTGTAATATTATCTACATTTTCGTAAGGATATCTCGTGACATCATTCAGCCCTCCCCAATTGTTGAAGTCGATTCTTCCGTCATCATTTTTAGACATCGAAACACCGTTGAACATTACATCTTCAAAACGGTTATCTACCCCTCTTGGCCTAAACCAATAAGCTCCCAATTCAAAAGCAGAAACATTTTGAAATGCATCTCTACCTGAACTCAAAAGCCCCACAGTAGGCTGCATTGAAGAACCACCATCTTCGGTATCGCTTGCAGAATCATCAATCACAACAACTCCGGCATCTGTTCCCAAACTATTATTTAGTACAATAACACCTAAGTCTTTTCTCTTCTCATCAGCAGTTACATCAAACTTTAGAATCTTAGACTCAAAATTTGGTTTTGTAACGGTAATAAGATAGTGTCCTGGCTTTAAATCTACAAACTGGAAGTAACCGATTTTATCAGCAGTTACATCATCAACAGATTGTTCTAGATCAACCTCTGCTCTTTCTACCGGCTTACCATCCTGACCTTTAACATATGCAAAAACAGTAGTTTGCGCAAAGTAATAGGATGCAGGTAATAGTGTAAACAAAGAGATTAGGGATAGTTTTTTAATCATAATAAACTTATTTTTTTCACCTTCTTTATTTAAGGGGCAACAAATTTAGGATTATTTTCAATAACTAAAACACTTTCAGCATTTCATTCTATTAATTATTGTTAACAAACACCAATTGTCCTAAAAAAAACAAGCTTTAGAGTTGAAATTCAAAAAAGAGTTGTTACGACAATTTAACATATAGATGTATTAAAAATTTGTAATTTTAGCCCCTCAATTTTTTGAATTTTTTAAAAACATGAAAAAATATTTTATCATTTTTGCGGTATTGTGTTTTAATTTTGGTTTTTCTCAACAAAAACAAGTTAAAAGAGCAGCTGTAGCTTTCCTGAATGTAGAAAACCTCTGGGATACCATTGCATCTGCAGACTATATTGACGGAACCCTTCCTTTTTCTAATCCCAAATTTCACAGAAGCGTACCTATTGATTCTCTAAAATTTTTAGAAACTACAGAAGACTACAAAGGAGAATGGAGCAATGAGCTTTTGGTAGGAAAAAAAGTAATTCGTCATCAGATTTTAGCAACAGATTTTACGGCAAACAGCCCAAAAAGATGGGGAACTAAATATTACAACCAAAAACTAGCTAACGAAGCAAAAGTAATTTCAGAGCTTGGAAGACAATATACTAATGACAACCCTGCAATTTGCGGTTTAATCGAAGTAGAAAACAGACAAGTAATTGAAGACCTTATTAAGCAACCAGCGTTAGCGAAAAGCAATTATGGTATCGTGCATTACAATTCGTATGATGCGAGAGGAATTGACATTGCAATCATTTATCAGAAAAACAGATTTGTCGTTCAAAATTCTTATACTAAAGAAATAAAAGTCTACAACGAAGACGGAAGAAGACAATACACCAGAGATGTTTTGGTTGCGATAGGGCTTTTAGATGGTGAAAAAATTGCCGTTTTTATGAATCACTGGCCTTCAAGAAGTGGTGGTGAAGCAGCTTCACAACCAAGAAGAAACGCTGCAGCAGCTGTTTTGAAAGCTGAAATGGATAAATTATCTGTAGAATATCCAGGCATCAAACTAATTTCAATGGGAGATTACAATGATGACCCAGTAAGCCCAAGTTTGAAAAAACATTTAGGAGCAGTAGAAAACCCTTCAGACTTATCTGATAAAACTCCTTATTATAATTTAATGTACAAATTATATAAAGCAGGA
Encoded proteins:
- a CDS encoding carboxypeptidase regulatory-like domain-containing protein, giving the protein MIKKLSLISLFTLLPASYYFAQTTVFAYVKGQDGKPVERAEVDLEQSVDDVTADKIGYFQFVDLKPGHYLITVTKPNFESKILKFDVTADEKRKDLGVIVLNNSLGTDAGVVVIDDSASDTEDGGSSMQPTVGLLSSGRDAFQNVSAFELGAYWFRPRGVDNRFEDVMFNGVSMSKNDDGRIDFNNWGGLNDVTRYPYENVDNITPSEYAFGNLGGVAYYNTRASSYRKQTSLAYSFTNRSYLHRAMATYSSGMSKSGWAFTFSGSRRWGDNAIIDGVYQDAYAYFASVEKKFSERHSINFTGFGSPTYRASNSPNTQEVYDIMGKDYNSYWGWQDGEKRNSRIRKVFEPMFMLTDYLKIGKNSNWINTVSYQIGSDARSRLDWFHAADPNPTYYRKLPSYGLLTADEFRAQSQIDWNYLYNTNRLNLNNMDGSEKGASYSLVEDVNKDKTFNWASHFDARLKENWKLNINFNFQNLNSDNFRRVKDLLGANYANNLNPFNNDARYNIDDENYKVREGDRTQYSYQLHKNHYTLNVSTEVDFNKFNIVASIFSSYSEAYRNGDYRSGIAEFANNSKGKSAVYDALDAGIKGKITYKINGKNFIVYNGAFFSLAPTFNELYINPRAVDYLTPGVKNQVINSNDLSYIMRGQVLKLRLSGYYTTISNSTEISRYYAASSSSTNSGTYNTLINEAMSGADKRYMGAELGFDVKITPTLNATGVASVGEYKFTNTPQVYSFDDQVGFRSYGKANIKDYKVAGTPQKAFSFGLKYNSTKYWWVGASANYLMDQYLDFSALNKTASLYTIPGTSDVLYDGVTPELIQQLTAQKKFDDQFMLNANAGKSFQFGKYRMGISISVNNILNNRDYVTGGFEQGRLANFPQALEENNRGTPYFGPKLWYDRGRTFFTNVYLRF
- a CDS encoding endonuclease/exonuclease/phosphatase family protein, giving the protein MKKYFIIFAVLCFNFGFSQQKQVKRAAVAFLNVENLWDTIASADYIDGTLPFSNPKFHRSVPIDSLKFLETTEDYKGEWSNELLVGKKVIRHQILATDFTANSPKRWGTKYYNQKLANEAKVISELGRQYTNDNPAICGLIEVENRQVIEDLIKQPALAKSNYGIVHYNSYDARGIDIAIIYQKNRFVVQNSYTKEIKVYNEDGRRQYTRDVLVAIGLLDGEKIAVFMNHWPSRSGGEAASQPRRNAAAAVLKAEMDKLSVEYPGIKLISMGDYNDDPVSPSLKKHLGAVENPSDLSDKTPYYNLMYKLYKAGVASLAYRDAPNLFDQIIVSKNLYSPEKLTPTYSIFKAEIYAPSYLVNKEGQWKGYPLRSWDGDRFTGGYSDHFPAVSILQKEHIKK